From one Balaenoptera acutorostrata chromosome 6, mBalAcu1.1, whole genome shotgun sequence genomic stretch:
- the PIGO gene encoding GPI ethanolamine phosphate transferase 3 isoform X1, whose translation MRKISVLLFLAWVGFLFYAGIALFTSGFLLTRLELTNHSSCQEPPGPGSLPWGSRGEPGSCWMASRFSRLVLVLIDALRFDFAQPQLSHVSGEPPISLPFLGKLAFLQRILEIQPHHARLYRSKVDPPTTTMQRLKALTTGSLPTFIDAGSNFASYAIAEDNLVKQLTSTGRRVVFMGDETWNDLFPGAFSQAFFFPSFDVRDLHTVDNGILEHLYPTMDSGEWDVLITHFLGVDHCGHKHGPHHPEMAKKLSQMDQVIQGLVERLENDTLLVVTGDHGMTTSGNHGGDSELETSAALFLYSPTALFPSAPPEEPEVIPQISLVPTLALLLGLPIPFGNIGEVIAEVFSEVEDSQPHSSTLAQASALHLNAQQVSRFLHTYSTAAQDLQVKELHRLQNLFSKASADYQRLLQSPQGAEAALQTVITELQQFLRGVRAMCIESWARFSLVRMAGGAALLAATCFLCLLVSQWATSPGFCFRPLLIPMAWGLTGAIVCAGLLATTGLKLDSVVLGAMAAVGSLLPFLWKAWAGWGAKRPLAALLPMPGPVLLLLLIRFAGFFSDSFVIAEARAAPFLLISLILLLVAQLHWEGKLLPPKLLTIPRLGFLTPAGPPRHNGTHALGLGVGLLLCIRLAGLFHRCPEETPACSSSPWLSPLASMVGGRAKNVWYGACVGALAALLAAVRLWLRRYGNLKSPEPPVLFVRWGLPLMGLGTAAYWALASGADEAPPRLRALVAGASVMLPRAVAGLAASGLMLLLWRPVTVLVKAAAGAPRTRTVLTPFSGPPTSQADLDYVVPQIYRHMQEEFRGRLERTKSQGPLTVAAYQLGSVYSAAMVTALTLLAFPLLLLHAERISLVFLLLFLQSFLLLHLLAAGIPITTPGPFTVPWQAVSAWAFMATQTFYSTGHQPVFPAIHWHAAFVGVPEGHDFTWLSALLVGANTFASHILFAVGCPLLLLWPFLCESQGPRKRRQPPGNEAEARVRPEEEEEPLMEMRLRDAPHHFNAALLQLGLKYLFVLGIQILACALAASILRRHLMVWKVFAPKFIFEAMGFTVSSVGLCLGIALVMRVDGAVSSWFRQLVLAQQKAGEQSSLVYTGAGSSAREAQSHLLPPCSQDLLASGTSLFYNSKS comes from the exons ATGCGGAAGATCTCAGTGCTGCTCTTCCTGGCCTGGGTGGGCTTCCTCTTCTACGCCGGCATTGCTCTCTTCACCAGTGGCTTCCTGCTCACCCGTTTGGAGCTCACCAACCATAGCAGCTGCCAAGAGCCCCCAGGCCCTGGGTCCCTACCATGGGGGAGCCGAGGGGAGCCCGGGTCCTGCTGGATGGCTTCCCGATTCTCCCGGCTTGTGTTGGTGCTGATAGATGCTCTGCGATTTGACTTTGCCCAGCCCCAGCTCTCACATGTTTCTGGAGAGCCTCCCATCTCCCTGCCCTTCCTGGGCAAACTGGCCTTCTTGCAGAGGATCCTGGAAATTCAGCCCCACCATGCCAGGCTCTACCGGTCCAAGGTTGACCCCCCGACCACCACCATGCAGCGCCTCAAGGCCCTCACCACCGGCTCACTGCCTACCTTTATTGATGCTGGCAGTAATTTTGCCAGCTACGCCATAGCGGAAGACAATCTCGTTAAGCAGCTTACCAGTACAG GAAGGCGTGTGGTCTTCATGGGAGATGAAACCTGGAACGATCTTTTTCCTGGAGCTTTCTCCCAAGCTTTCTTTTTCCCGTCCTTCGATGTTAGAGACCTACACACAGTGGACAATGGTATCCTGGAACACCTCTACCCAACCA TGGACAGTGGTGAATGGGATGTGCTGATTACCCACTTCCTGGGTGTGGATCACTGTGGCCACAAGCATGGCCCTCATCATCCTGAAATGGCCAAGAAACTTAGCCAGATGGACCAAGTGATCCA GGGACTCGTGGAGCGTCTGGAGAATGACACACTGCTGGTAGTGACTGGGGACCATGGGATGACCACGAGTGGGAACCATGGAGGGGACAGTGAGCTGGAGACCTCAGCTGCACTTTTTCTGTATAGTCCCACAGCCCTCTTCCCCAGCGCCCCACCAGAG GAGCCAGAGGTAATTCCTCAAATCAGCCTTGTGCCTACGCTGGCCCTGCTGTTGGGCCTGCCCATCCCATTTGGGAACATCGGGGAGGTGATAGCTGAGGTGTTCTCAGAGGTCGAAGACTCCCAGCCTCACTCTTCTACTCTggcccaagcctcagctctccatctcaatgccCAGCAG GTGTCCCGATTTCTTCACACCTACTCAACTGCTGCTCAGGACCTCCAAGTTAAGGAGCTTCATCGACTGCAGAACCTCTTCTCCAAGGCTTCTGCTGACTACCAGCGGCTTCTGCAGAGCCCCCAGGGGGCTGAGGCAGCACTACAGACTGTGATTACTGAGCTGCAGCAGTTCCTGCGGGGAGTTCGGGCCATGTGCATTGAGTCTTGGGCTCGTTTTTCTCTGGTCCGCATGGCAGGGGGTGCTGCTCTCTTGGCTGCTACCTGCTTTCTTTGCCTACTGGTATCCCAGTGGGCAACATCCCCAGGCTTCTGCTTCCGCCCTCTCTTAATACCCATGGCCTGGGGTTTGACTGGGGCCATAGTGTGTGCTGGACTCCTGGCAACTACTGGGCTGAAGCTGGATTCAGTGGTTCTAGGGGCCATGGCTGCAGTGGGCTCACTTCTGCCTTTTCTGTGGAAAGCCTgggctggctggggagctaagaggCCCCTGGCAGCCCTGCTTCCCATGCCTGGGCCTGTCCTGTTACTCCTGCTCATTCGCTTTGCTggtttcttctctgatagctttGTTATAGCCGAGGCCAGGGCTGCCCCCTTCCTTTTGATCTCACTCATCTTGCTCCTGGTTGCCCAGCTTCACTGGGAGGGCAAGCTGCTGCCGCCTAAGCTACTCACAATACCTCGCCTTGGCTTTCTGACCCCAGCAGGCCCCCCACGTCACAATGGCACGCATGCCCTGGGGCTTGGAGTTGGGTTGCTTTTATGTATAAGGCTAGCTGGGCTTTTTCATCGATGCCCTGAAGAGACGCCTGCTTGCAGCTCCTCTCCCTGGCTGAGTCCCCTGGCATCCATGGTGGGTGGTCGAGCCAAGAATGTGTGGTATGGAGCTTGTGTGGGGGCGCTGGCGGCCCTGTTAGCTGCCGTGCGCCTGTGGCTTCGCCGCTATGGTAATCTCAAGAGCCCTGAGCCCCCTGTGCTCTTTGTGCGCTGGGGGCTGCCGCTGATGGGACTAGGCACTGCCGCCTACTGGGCCTTGGCATCAGGGGCCGATGAAGCACCCCCACGTCTCCGGGCCCTGGTCGCTGGGGCATCAGTTATGTTACCTAGGGCTGTGGCCGGGTTGGCTGCTTCAGGGCTCATGCTGCTGCTCTGGAGGCCTGTGACGGTGCTGGTGAAAGCTGCAGCAGGTGCTCCACGGACCAGGACTGTCCTCACTCCCTTCTCAGGCCCCCCTACTTCTCAGGCTGACCTGGATTATGTGGTTCCTCAAATCTACCGACACATGCAGGAGGAGTTCCGGGGCCGGCTAGAGAGGACCAAATCTCAGGGCCCCCTGACAGTGGCCGCCTATCAGTTGGGGAGTGTCTACTCAGCTGCTATGGTCACGGCCCTCACCCTCTTGGCCTTTCCACTTCTGCTATTGCATGCAGAGCGCATTAGCCTTGTGTTCCTGCTTCTGTTTCTGCAGAGCTTCCTTCTCCTGCATCTGCTTGCTGCTGGGATACCCATCACCACCCCTG GTCCTTTTACTGTGCCTTGGCAGGCAGTCTCTGCTTGGGCCTTCATGGCAACACAGACCTTCTATTCCACGGGTCACCAGCCCGTCTTTCCAGCTATCCATTGGCATGCTGCCTTCGTGGGAGTCCCAGAGGGTCATGACTTTACCTGGCTGTCTGCTTTGCTGGTGGGAGCCAACACCTTTGCCTCCCATATCCTCTTTGCAG TAGGTTGCCCATTGCTCCTGCTCTGGCCCTTTCTCTGTGAGAGTCAAGGGCCCCGGAAGAGGCGGCAGCCCCCAGGGAATGAAGCTGAGGCCAGAGTCAggcctgaggaggaggaggagccactGATGGAGATGCGGCTCCGGGATGCGCCTCACCACTTCAATGCAGCGCTGCTGCAGCTGGGCCTCAAGTACCTCTTTGTCCTTGGTATTCAG ATTTTGGCCTGTGCCTTGGCAGCCTCCATCCTCCGCAGGCATCTCATGGTCTGGAAGGTGTTTGCCCCCAA GTTCATTTTTGAGGCCATGGGCTTCACTGTGAGCAGCGTGGGACTTTGCCTGGGCATAGCTTTGGTGATGCGAGTGGATGGTGCTGTGAGCTCCTGGTTCAGGCAGTTAGTTCTGGCCCAGCAGAAAGCTGGAGAACAGTCTAGCCTGGTCTATACGGGTGCTGGATCATCTGCAAGAGAGGCTCAGTCACACCTCTTACCACCGTGCAGCCAGGATCTACTGGCATCTGGgacttcattattttataattcaaaatCATAG
- the PIGO gene encoding GPI ethanolamine phosphate transferase 3 isoform X2, with product MRKISVLLFLAWVGFLFYAGIALFTSGFLLTRLELTNHSSCQEPPGPGSLPWGSRGEPGSCWMASRFSRLVLVLIDALRFDFAQPQLSHVSGEPPISLPFLGKLAFLQRILEIQPHHARLYRSKVDPPTTTMQRLKALTTGSLPTFIDAGSNFASYAIAEDNLVKQLTSTGRRVVFMGDETWNDLFPGAFSQAFFFPSFDVRDLHTVDNVDSGEWDVLITHFLGVDHCGHKHGPHHPEMAKKLSQMDQVIQGLVERLENDTLLVVTGDHGMTTSGNHGGDSELETSAALFLYSPTALFPSAPPEEPEVIPQISLVPTLALLLGLPIPFGNIGEVIAEVFSEVEDSQPHSSTLAQASALHLNAQQVSRFLHTYSTAAQDLQVKELHRLQNLFSKASADYQRLLQSPQGAEAALQTVITELQQFLRGVRAMCIESWARFSLVRMAGGAALLAATCFLCLLVSQWATSPGFCFRPLLIPMAWGLTGAIVCAGLLATTGLKLDSVVLGAMAAVGSLLPFLWKAWAGWGAKRPLAALLPMPGPVLLLLLIRFAGFFSDSFVIAEARAAPFLLISLILLLVAQLHWEGKLLPPKLLTIPRLGFLTPAGPPRHNGTHALGLGVGLLLCIRLAGLFHRCPEETPACSSSPWLSPLASMVGGRAKNVWYGACVGALAALLAAVRLWLRRYGNLKSPEPPVLFVRWGLPLMGLGTAAYWALASGADEAPPRLRALVAGASVMLPRAVAGLAASGLMLLLWRPVTVLVKAAAGAPRTRTVLTPFSGPPTSQADLDYVVPQIYRHMQEEFRGRLERTKSQGPLTVAAYQLGSVYSAAMVTALTLLAFPLLLLHAERISLVFLLLFLQSFLLLHLLAAGIPITTPGPFTVPWQAVSAWAFMATQTFYSTGHQPVFPAIHWHAAFVGVPEGHDFTWLSALLVGANTFASHILFAVGCPLLLLWPFLCESQGPRKRRQPPGNEAEARVRPEEEEEPLMEMRLRDAPHHFNAALLQLGLKYLFVLGIQILACALAASILRRHLMVWKVFAPKFIFEAMGFTVSSVGLCLGIALVMRVDGAVSSWFRQLVLAQQKAGEQSSLVYTGAGSSAREAQSHLLPPCSQDLLASGTSLFYNSKS from the exons ATGCGGAAGATCTCAGTGCTGCTCTTCCTGGCCTGGGTGGGCTTCCTCTTCTACGCCGGCATTGCTCTCTTCACCAGTGGCTTCCTGCTCACCCGTTTGGAGCTCACCAACCATAGCAGCTGCCAAGAGCCCCCAGGCCCTGGGTCCCTACCATGGGGGAGCCGAGGGGAGCCCGGGTCCTGCTGGATGGCTTCCCGATTCTCCCGGCTTGTGTTGGTGCTGATAGATGCTCTGCGATTTGACTTTGCCCAGCCCCAGCTCTCACATGTTTCTGGAGAGCCTCCCATCTCCCTGCCCTTCCTGGGCAAACTGGCCTTCTTGCAGAGGATCCTGGAAATTCAGCCCCACCATGCCAGGCTCTACCGGTCCAAGGTTGACCCCCCGACCACCACCATGCAGCGCCTCAAGGCCCTCACCACCGGCTCACTGCCTACCTTTATTGATGCTGGCAGTAATTTTGCCAGCTACGCCATAGCGGAAGACAATCTCGTTAAGCAGCTTACCAGTACAG GAAGGCGTGTGGTCTTCATGGGAGATGAAACCTGGAACGATCTTTTTCCTGGAGCTTTCTCCCAAGCTTTCTTTTTCCCGTCCTTCGATGTTAGAGACCTACACACAGTGGACAATG TGGACAGTGGTGAATGGGATGTGCTGATTACCCACTTCCTGGGTGTGGATCACTGTGGCCACAAGCATGGCCCTCATCATCCTGAAATGGCCAAGAAACTTAGCCAGATGGACCAAGTGATCCA GGGACTCGTGGAGCGTCTGGAGAATGACACACTGCTGGTAGTGACTGGGGACCATGGGATGACCACGAGTGGGAACCATGGAGGGGACAGTGAGCTGGAGACCTCAGCTGCACTTTTTCTGTATAGTCCCACAGCCCTCTTCCCCAGCGCCCCACCAGAG GAGCCAGAGGTAATTCCTCAAATCAGCCTTGTGCCTACGCTGGCCCTGCTGTTGGGCCTGCCCATCCCATTTGGGAACATCGGGGAGGTGATAGCTGAGGTGTTCTCAGAGGTCGAAGACTCCCAGCCTCACTCTTCTACTCTggcccaagcctcagctctccatctcaatgccCAGCAG GTGTCCCGATTTCTTCACACCTACTCAACTGCTGCTCAGGACCTCCAAGTTAAGGAGCTTCATCGACTGCAGAACCTCTTCTCCAAGGCTTCTGCTGACTACCAGCGGCTTCTGCAGAGCCCCCAGGGGGCTGAGGCAGCACTACAGACTGTGATTACTGAGCTGCAGCAGTTCCTGCGGGGAGTTCGGGCCATGTGCATTGAGTCTTGGGCTCGTTTTTCTCTGGTCCGCATGGCAGGGGGTGCTGCTCTCTTGGCTGCTACCTGCTTTCTTTGCCTACTGGTATCCCAGTGGGCAACATCCCCAGGCTTCTGCTTCCGCCCTCTCTTAATACCCATGGCCTGGGGTTTGACTGGGGCCATAGTGTGTGCTGGACTCCTGGCAACTACTGGGCTGAAGCTGGATTCAGTGGTTCTAGGGGCCATGGCTGCAGTGGGCTCACTTCTGCCTTTTCTGTGGAAAGCCTgggctggctggggagctaagaggCCCCTGGCAGCCCTGCTTCCCATGCCTGGGCCTGTCCTGTTACTCCTGCTCATTCGCTTTGCTggtttcttctctgatagctttGTTATAGCCGAGGCCAGGGCTGCCCCCTTCCTTTTGATCTCACTCATCTTGCTCCTGGTTGCCCAGCTTCACTGGGAGGGCAAGCTGCTGCCGCCTAAGCTACTCACAATACCTCGCCTTGGCTTTCTGACCCCAGCAGGCCCCCCACGTCACAATGGCACGCATGCCCTGGGGCTTGGAGTTGGGTTGCTTTTATGTATAAGGCTAGCTGGGCTTTTTCATCGATGCCCTGAAGAGACGCCTGCTTGCAGCTCCTCTCCCTGGCTGAGTCCCCTGGCATCCATGGTGGGTGGTCGAGCCAAGAATGTGTGGTATGGAGCTTGTGTGGGGGCGCTGGCGGCCCTGTTAGCTGCCGTGCGCCTGTGGCTTCGCCGCTATGGTAATCTCAAGAGCCCTGAGCCCCCTGTGCTCTTTGTGCGCTGGGGGCTGCCGCTGATGGGACTAGGCACTGCCGCCTACTGGGCCTTGGCATCAGGGGCCGATGAAGCACCCCCACGTCTCCGGGCCCTGGTCGCTGGGGCATCAGTTATGTTACCTAGGGCTGTGGCCGGGTTGGCTGCTTCAGGGCTCATGCTGCTGCTCTGGAGGCCTGTGACGGTGCTGGTGAAAGCTGCAGCAGGTGCTCCACGGACCAGGACTGTCCTCACTCCCTTCTCAGGCCCCCCTACTTCTCAGGCTGACCTGGATTATGTGGTTCCTCAAATCTACCGACACATGCAGGAGGAGTTCCGGGGCCGGCTAGAGAGGACCAAATCTCAGGGCCCCCTGACAGTGGCCGCCTATCAGTTGGGGAGTGTCTACTCAGCTGCTATGGTCACGGCCCTCACCCTCTTGGCCTTTCCACTTCTGCTATTGCATGCAGAGCGCATTAGCCTTGTGTTCCTGCTTCTGTTTCTGCAGAGCTTCCTTCTCCTGCATCTGCTTGCTGCTGGGATACCCATCACCACCCCTG GTCCTTTTACTGTGCCTTGGCAGGCAGTCTCTGCTTGGGCCTTCATGGCAACACAGACCTTCTATTCCACGGGTCACCAGCCCGTCTTTCCAGCTATCCATTGGCATGCTGCCTTCGTGGGAGTCCCAGAGGGTCATGACTTTACCTGGCTGTCTGCTTTGCTGGTGGGAGCCAACACCTTTGCCTCCCATATCCTCTTTGCAG TAGGTTGCCCATTGCTCCTGCTCTGGCCCTTTCTCTGTGAGAGTCAAGGGCCCCGGAAGAGGCGGCAGCCCCCAGGGAATGAAGCTGAGGCCAGAGTCAggcctgaggaggaggaggagccactGATGGAGATGCGGCTCCGGGATGCGCCTCACCACTTCAATGCAGCGCTGCTGCAGCTGGGCCTCAAGTACCTCTTTGTCCTTGGTATTCAG ATTTTGGCCTGTGCCTTGGCAGCCTCCATCCTCCGCAGGCATCTCATGGTCTGGAAGGTGTTTGCCCCCAA GTTCATTTTTGAGGCCATGGGCTTCACTGTGAGCAGCGTGGGACTTTGCCTGGGCATAGCTTTGGTGATGCGAGTGGATGGTGCTGTGAGCTCCTGGTTCAGGCAGTTAGTTCTGGCCCAGCAGAAAGCTGGAGAACAGTCTAGCCTGGTCTATACGGGTGCTGGATCATCTGCAAGAGAGGCTCAGTCACACCTCTTACCACCGTGCAGCCAGGATCTACTGGCATCTGGgacttcattattttataattcaaaatCATAG
- the PIGO gene encoding GPI ethanolamine phosphate transferase 3 isoform X4 gives MGDETWNDLFPGAFSQAFFFPSFDVRDLHTVDNGILEHLYPTMDSGEWDVLITHFLGVDHCGHKHGPHHPEMAKKLSQMDQVIQGLVERLENDTLLVVTGDHGMTTSGNHGGDSELETSAALFLYSPTALFPSAPPEEPEVIPQISLVPTLALLLGLPIPFGNIGEVIAEVFSEVEDSQPHSSTLAQASALHLNAQQVSRFLHTYSTAAQDLQVKELHRLQNLFSKASADYQRLLQSPQGAEAALQTVITELQQFLRGVRAMCIESWARFSLVRMAGGAALLAATCFLCLLVSQWATSPGFCFRPLLIPMAWGLTGAIVCAGLLATTGLKLDSVVLGAMAAVGSLLPFLWKAWAGWGAKRPLAALLPMPGPVLLLLLIRFAGFFSDSFVIAEARAAPFLLISLILLLVAQLHWEGKLLPPKLLTIPRLGFLTPAGPPRHNGTHALGLGVGLLLCIRLAGLFHRCPEETPACSSSPWLSPLASMVGGRAKNVWYGACVGALAALLAAVRLWLRRYGNLKSPEPPVLFVRWGLPLMGLGTAAYWALASGADEAPPRLRALVAGASVMLPRAVAGLAASGLMLLLWRPVTVLVKAAAGAPRTRTVLTPFSGPPTSQADLDYVVPQIYRHMQEEFRGRLERTKSQGPLTVAAYQLGSVYSAAMVTALTLLAFPLLLLHAERISLVFLLLFLQSFLLLHLLAAGIPITTPGPFTVPWQAVSAWAFMATQTFYSTGHQPVFPAIHWHAAFVGVPEGHDFTWLSALLVGANTFASHILFAVGCPLLLLWPFLCESQGPRKRRQPPGNEAEARVRPEEEEEPLMEMRLRDAPHHFNAALLQLGLKYLFVLGIQILACALAASILRRHLMVWKVFAPKFIFEAMGFTVSSVGLCLGIALVMRVDGAVSSWFRQLVLAQQKAGEQSSLVYTGAGSSAREAQSHLLPPCSQDLLASGTSLFYNSKS, from the exons ATGGGAGATGAAACCTGGAACGATCTTTTTCCTGGAGCTTTCTCCCAAGCTTTCTTTTTCCCGTCCTTCGATGTTAGAGACCTACACACAGTGGACAATGGTATCCTGGAACACCTCTACCCAACCA TGGACAGTGGTGAATGGGATGTGCTGATTACCCACTTCCTGGGTGTGGATCACTGTGGCCACAAGCATGGCCCTCATCATCCTGAAATGGCCAAGAAACTTAGCCAGATGGACCAAGTGATCCA GGGACTCGTGGAGCGTCTGGAGAATGACACACTGCTGGTAGTGACTGGGGACCATGGGATGACCACGAGTGGGAACCATGGAGGGGACAGTGAGCTGGAGACCTCAGCTGCACTTTTTCTGTATAGTCCCACAGCCCTCTTCCCCAGCGCCCCACCAGAG GAGCCAGAGGTAATTCCTCAAATCAGCCTTGTGCCTACGCTGGCCCTGCTGTTGGGCCTGCCCATCCCATTTGGGAACATCGGGGAGGTGATAGCTGAGGTGTTCTCAGAGGTCGAAGACTCCCAGCCTCACTCTTCTACTCTggcccaagcctcagctctccatctcaatgccCAGCAG GTGTCCCGATTTCTTCACACCTACTCAACTGCTGCTCAGGACCTCCAAGTTAAGGAGCTTCATCGACTGCAGAACCTCTTCTCCAAGGCTTCTGCTGACTACCAGCGGCTTCTGCAGAGCCCCCAGGGGGCTGAGGCAGCACTACAGACTGTGATTACTGAGCTGCAGCAGTTCCTGCGGGGAGTTCGGGCCATGTGCATTGAGTCTTGGGCTCGTTTTTCTCTGGTCCGCATGGCAGGGGGTGCTGCTCTCTTGGCTGCTACCTGCTTTCTTTGCCTACTGGTATCCCAGTGGGCAACATCCCCAGGCTTCTGCTTCCGCCCTCTCTTAATACCCATGGCCTGGGGTTTGACTGGGGCCATAGTGTGTGCTGGACTCCTGGCAACTACTGGGCTGAAGCTGGATTCAGTGGTTCTAGGGGCCATGGCTGCAGTGGGCTCACTTCTGCCTTTTCTGTGGAAAGCCTgggctggctggggagctaagaggCCCCTGGCAGCCCTGCTTCCCATGCCTGGGCCTGTCCTGTTACTCCTGCTCATTCGCTTTGCTggtttcttctctgatagctttGTTATAGCCGAGGCCAGGGCTGCCCCCTTCCTTTTGATCTCACTCATCTTGCTCCTGGTTGCCCAGCTTCACTGGGAGGGCAAGCTGCTGCCGCCTAAGCTACTCACAATACCTCGCCTTGGCTTTCTGACCCCAGCAGGCCCCCCACGTCACAATGGCACGCATGCCCTGGGGCTTGGAGTTGGGTTGCTTTTATGTATAAGGCTAGCTGGGCTTTTTCATCGATGCCCTGAAGAGACGCCTGCTTGCAGCTCCTCTCCCTGGCTGAGTCCCCTGGCATCCATGGTGGGTGGTCGAGCCAAGAATGTGTGGTATGGAGCTTGTGTGGGGGCGCTGGCGGCCCTGTTAGCTGCCGTGCGCCTGTGGCTTCGCCGCTATGGTAATCTCAAGAGCCCTGAGCCCCCTGTGCTCTTTGTGCGCTGGGGGCTGCCGCTGATGGGACTAGGCACTGCCGCCTACTGGGCCTTGGCATCAGGGGCCGATGAAGCACCCCCACGTCTCCGGGCCCTGGTCGCTGGGGCATCAGTTATGTTACCTAGGGCTGTGGCCGGGTTGGCTGCTTCAGGGCTCATGCTGCTGCTCTGGAGGCCTGTGACGGTGCTGGTGAAAGCTGCAGCAGGTGCTCCACGGACCAGGACTGTCCTCACTCCCTTCTCAGGCCCCCCTACTTCTCAGGCTGACCTGGATTATGTGGTTCCTCAAATCTACCGACACATGCAGGAGGAGTTCCGGGGCCGGCTAGAGAGGACCAAATCTCAGGGCCCCCTGACAGTGGCCGCCTATCAGTTGGGGAGTGTCTACTCAGCTGCTATGGTCACGGCCCTCACCCTCTTGGCCTTTCCACTTCTGCTATTGCATGCAGAGCGCATTAGCCTTGTGTTCCTGCTTCTGTTTCTGCAGAGCTTCCTTCTCCTGCATCTGCTTGCTGCTGGGATACCCATCACCACCCCTG GTCCTTTTACTGTGCCTTGGCAGGCAGTCTCTGCTTGGGCCTTCATGGCAACACAGACCTTCTATTCCACGGGTCACCAGCCCGTCTTTCCAGCTATCCATTGGCATGCTGCCTTCGTGGGAGTCCCAGAGGGTCATGACTTTACCTGGCTGTCTGCTTTGCTGGTGGGAGCCAACACCTTTGCCTCCCATATCCTCTTTGCAG TAGGTTGCCCATTGCTCCTGCTCTGGCCCTTTCTCTGTGAGAGTCAAGGGCCCCGGAAGAGGCGGCAGCCCCCAGGGAATGAAGCTGAGGCCAGAGTCAggcctgaggaggaggaggagccactGATGGAGATGCGGCTCCGGGATGCGCCTCACCACTTCAATGCAGCGCTGCTGCAGCTGGGCCTCAAGTACCTCTTTGTCCTTGGTATTCAG ATTTTGGCCTGTGCCTTGGCAGCCTCCATCCTCCGCAGGCATCTCATGGTCTGGAAGGTGTTTGCCCCCAA GTTCATTTTTGAGGCCATGGGCTTCACTGTGAGCAGCGTGGGACTTTGCCTGGGCATAGCTTTGGTGATGCGAGTGGATGGTGCTGTGAGCTCCTGGTTCAGGCAGTTAGTTCTGGCCCAGCAGAAAGCTGGAGAACAGTCTAGCCTGGTCTATACGGGTGCTGGATCATCTGCAAGAGAGGCTCAGTCACACCTCTTACCACCGTGCAGCCAGGATCTACTGGCATCTGGgacttcattattttataattcaaaatCATAG